In Francisella salimarina, the genomic window CTATGCTTTAGAACAAAAAATCGCCTCTTCTTTTAAACTTTACTTAATCATTTCTTTTTCAATAAATATGCTTAATCTTCTCATTGCACCTTCTAAAGTGTTTAAATTATCTGCACAACTTAATCTTATATAGTTTTTTAAACCAAAATAGCTTCCTGGAGTTATAGCTAAAGCCTGATCTTTTAATAAAGTTAAACAAAATTCTATATCATCTTTAAATTTAGTTTTTTGCAATAACTTTTCTATTTTTGGAAAAAGGTAAAAGGTTCCTAATGGTTTAACTATTTCAAAATCCTCTAAACTCTCTAAATAATTATAAACATACATCACTCTTTCTTGATAAATAGATGTATATCTTTTTAAATACTCATTATCTAAGGATAAAGCTTGTATAGAAGCTATTTGAGATATTGAGCAAGCACCACCAGTAGTTTGAGATTGTAGTTTTGTTATCGCATCTTTTAAAATCTCTGGAGCTATAACATATCCCACTCTCCAACCAGCCATCGCATAACCTTTTGACACTCCACTAGCTATAATAAACCTATTTGATAAATCTGGAGCAACTTGTAACAAAGAAATAGCATTACTATCAAATAAAGTTTGATCATATATTTCATCTGAAATAATCCATATATTTGGATATTTCCTGATTAACTGTGCAAAATATGCCAATGTTTCTTCTGAATAAACAACACCTGTAGGGTTGTTAGGGGAGTTTAGAATAATAGCTTTTGTTTTGGATGTTATAGCTTTTTCAATTTCTTTAATATCTAATTGGAAATTATTTTCAGCATGGGTTTTTACTATAACTGATTTTGCTCCAGCCAATTTTAGCTGCTCTGGATAACATACCCAATACGGTGCGCAATAAATAGCTTCATCTCCATCATCAAAAATACATGTAAAAATATTATGTATACTTTGTTTAGTTCCACTAGTTACACAAACCTGGCTTTTATTAAAGTTTAAACCATAATCTCTTTTATATCTCTTAACTATGGCTTCTTTTAATTCAGAAATTCCATCTATTGGAGGGTACTTAGTAATATTATTATCTATAGCTCTTTTAGCAGCCTCTTTGACACAGTCCGGTGAGAAAAACCCTGGCTCTCCTATAGAAAGAGATATTACATTTCTTCCCTGCTGCTTTAACTCCGCTGCTAATTCAGACATTATAACTGTAGCTGATACCTCAATACTGTTTACTTTATTACTAATTTTTAGCATTATTCGACCTTATATTTTTTATACTAACCAGCTAGAAGATTTTTTACTTTGTCTTACAGTCTGAAGCTGTCCTTTATAACAGACTACTTCAGCGGGTAAACTATGACACAAGAAAAAAGGCATACTCTCAGTAAAACCATAAGCTCCAGTTTGTTTAAATACTAAATAATCATTTGGCCTTATATCTTTTGGTAAGTTTACTACACCAACTTTATCTAGACTTGTGCATAAAGGTCCATGAATTTGAAAATCTTTATTTTCATTATCAGCTTCATCTCTAAATAACTCCGTCGGAAAGCTCTCTCCAGTCAAAGCTGGACGAACCAGATGATGGGCACCACCATCAGTTACTAGTAAATCAATATTATTTACTGATTTCCTATCGATAACCTTAGTTACATAGACTCCACTTTCTGCAACAGCATATCTACCAAGCTCTAACCAATACTCTATGTCAGGAAACTCTTTTTTAAGATTATTAAAGCAAGATATTAAGTCATTGATTGACACCGCTTTTTGACTAGAGTTGTAAGGAACACCTATTCCGCCACCTAAATCTATAATTTTTAAAGAAACATTAATAGCCTCACTTAAATCTAGCAAAGCCTTAGTTATTGTCTTCCATATTTGAGATAGTTTATCTAAACAAAGAATATTTCCCCACTGAAAACAATGCATTCCAATTATAGACATATTATTAGAAATATCTGGAGCACTATCAAAAAAGTCTTTCCAATCATTTATTGATAATCCAAAAGGAGTTACGCAACCTCCTCCTCCAAGAACATTACTTTCTTGATCATTCCATACAAGCTGTATTCTCAAAAGAACCTCAACATTTATATTCTTTTTTTCCACAAGGTCTGATAAATCTTTAAATTGATTTATACTCTCGATTACAAAAATTCTAACCCCTTGAGCTAGAAAATATTCTAGTTGAGAATATGACTTAGCTGGACCTGTATGCAGAATATTCTTAGGATTTACTCCTTGGGATAAAACTTGATCTAATTCTCCAATACTAGCAACATCAAAATTTATATTTTGCTCATCGAAGACTTTAACTATTTTAGATAGAGGATTTGCTTTTAGTGCATACCATAATTTTACTGGTAGTTTTTTCAGTTCTTTAGCATGTGTCTCCAACATATCCAAATCATAATAAAAAAAAGGAGCATCACATTCTTTAGAGATAATCTCCAAATTATCTCTATGTGCTTCTATATTCATTAAACTACCTCAATATCTCTTCTAGTGTTAATGAAGCGTCACTTTTCTCATCTCTATATTTAATAATGATTGGACAATAAGCTTGAAGACCATTTTCTTGAGCCCAACTAGTTCTCATAGGCCGACTACCTGGAATAATTACTGCATTCTCTGGAATTTTTGAGCCTTTATCTAAAACCTCATCATTCACAGCATCATAAACAGCTACACCTTTTGATAAAACAACAGATGGCGCTATAACAGCACCTTTTCCAACTACAATACCCTCAACGATAACAGCACCTGCGCCAACAAACACATCATCCTCAACAACCACAGGATTCATCCCTATCGGCTCTAAAACACCACCTATTTGAACTCCTGCCGATAAATGTACATTTTTACCAATTTGAGCACATGAACCAACTAGAGCATGGCTATCAACCATAGTTCCAGAATCAACGTATGCTCCTATATTAATATAAGCTGGAGGCATAATAATAACAGATGATGCTACATATGCCCCTGCTCTAACTGACGAACCTCCTGGGACCAATCTAACACCATCGTTAGCACTAAATCTTCGCGCCGGCAGGTTATCCTTATCAACAAATCCATTATAGATTCCAGAAAGCTCAGTATTACTACCAGCTCTAAAAGCAGCTAATATACCTTTTTTTACTTCTTGATTTGCGACCCAATCTCCATTTTCCAATTTAGTTGCTGCTCTTAATGTGCCCTTTTCTAACTCTTTAATAATATTTTTCCAATCCATTTTAAATCTATCTCCTCTACTTATATATGACTAAACCAATCTTTAACTAAACTATCAGCTCCTATTAATAAACTTAAATCCTGAAGTTCATTAGCTAAAAGCGGTGCTCTTAAAGTGTTTGTCGTAATGACACCACTATATGCTAGCCATGCCTTAACAGGTATTGGATTTGAGACACTAAAGCAAGATCTCGCAGCAACTTCCCAGATTACCTTATCCGTTATTGCTATTTGATGAGCAAGACTTTGTTTAACATACTCTTTTGTTTGTTCTGGCCATATATTGGATATAACTGAAACAAGACCTTTTGCACCAACATTTGCCAACTCTGGCAATAAACCGTCCTCTCCACTATATATAATTAGATTTGGAGCTAGCTCATGATAACGAGCACATCTTTGGATATCTCCAGAAGCCTCTTTTAATGCCCAAAGATTTGGGTGATCTTTTAAATTGACCAGAACTTCTTCAGCTAAGTTAACACCGGTCCTTGAAGGAACGTTATATAACATACAAGGTCTGTCAGCTTTATCCAAAATAGTTTTAAACCAAATGGTTTGACTAGCAGAGCCTGGTTTTGCGTAAAGAGGTGTAACAACAAGAAAAGAATCTACCCTCTGTGTTTGACAAAACTCTACCCACTCAAGTTGCTTAGCAAGCTGAAATCCTCCTACGCCAATCATAATTGGAACATTAAGATTTAAGCTAGTAACAAATCTTACAACGTCACACTGCTCATCAAAGTCTAAAGCCAATGCCTCTCCAGTGCTTCCTAAAATCAGAACACCACATCCTTGATACTCTTGAATTCTTAACAACTTCTCAAAACCATCCCAATCAACTGAACCATCTTCAAGCATTGGTGTAATTAATGCTGTATATAACCTATTATTAATATCTATAGACATAACCTTTCTCCTACTAACTCATCAAAATAAACAAAACCGGTAATACCTCTTTCAACAGCTTCTCTTGCCGCCCACACAGCTCCTTCAGCAAAGAGATTTCTATTATGAGCAGTATGCTTAAGCTCTATTGTTTCATGAGGTGTATTTACCTTCACTTGATGCTGTCCTTTTATGTCCCCCTCCCTAATAGACTCTATAGATACATCTCCTATACTTAACCAATTTCTCCAAGATACTGCTGTACCGCTAGGAGAATCAACTTTGTGAATATGGTGTTTTTCTGTAATAGAATAGTTTGTTCCTTCATTTAACTGTTTTAATTGCCCCAATGATGCCAACATGTTTTTTACAATTACCATTGATAAGCTGAAATTATTCGCAACAACCCAAGTTTTTTGATTCTGATTTACAAAATTAATAAAGTTTTGATCCCAGTTATATCCTGTTGTACCACAGATTACAGGAACATTTGATTCTAATAATGTAGGTAAAAGCTCTTGCAACACTTTTGCATTAACAAAAACTATAGCTATATCTACATTTTGCAAAGCTTCTAGCGTTAATATATTTTTTGAATCATATATACCAGCAACTTCTTCTTGTGATAATAAGTCTGATACTGCTGAACCAGTTTTTCCATTACCAACTATAGCCACTCTCATATTATCTCCCCCTAGCTAAAAAAACTGTTATAAACGTTATTAACTACCTTTTGAGCATCCTGGCTAGCGACTAACATACATATACTATTCTCACTAGCTCCGTGACTAAAAAGTCGAATATTATAATCCCTTAGGCTACTGAATAGCTCTCCACTAACTCCACTTATCTGATGCAGATCACTACCAACCACACTCACTAGAGACAAGTCATTCTCAACTTTAATATTTACATTACCTATAGACTCTATATCTTTTAAAAGTTCTGGAGCTACCAAATCATCTCCCATAGATTGACTCCCTAACTTATCTAAAGTAATCGCAATACTAACCTCACTAGTAGAAACCAAGTCAACAGCAATATTATGATTAGCAAGTATGTTAAAAACTTTCACTAAAAAGCCTTGTGAACCAAACATATTAAAGCTTTTAATAGTTAATAATGTTTGATCTTTTCTCTCAGCTACAGCAATGATATTTCTATCTTCATCCATTTTCTGTGTAATTAGTGTTCCACCAAGCTCTGGTTGAAAGGTAGATCCAATGTATATATCAAAGTTACTAGCCATCGCGGGCCAAAAAGTTTTTGGATGAACAACTTTCGCACCAAAAGTAGCTAACTCAGCAGCCTCACTAAAACCTAAAGTACTCAACGAACTTGCATTAGGAATAACTCTTGGATCAGCCTGATAGATACCTGTTACATCTGTGAAAATTTTCAATTGATTAGCTTTTATCGCTTGAGTATATAAGGAAGCTGAATAGTCACCACACCCCCTTCCTAAAGTAGTAGTGTTACCATAACTATCTGAACCAATAAAGCCTCCCATGACACAAACATATCCTTGATTAATTTTAGGTAAGATATGCTCAATAGCATTAGTTTCTAAAGCAAGCAAATCTGGACTAGCACAACCAAAGTGACTATTGGTCTTTAAGATTTCTCTTGAATCCAAATGATAAGCATTTATGCCATTTTGATTAAACACATTTGTAACTAACATAGAAGAAATTATTTCACCGAAAGCTAGAATGGAATCAGATAATTGTTTACCACTAAAATAAGCAGCCATATTTGCAAACATTCTAAGCTCTGAAATCATATTATTAATAGAGCTCGTTACATCATTTGAGTTTATGGACTCTAATATTGGATTAATTATAGTTTCTACTTGCTCTATAATTTTTTCTGCTTCAGAGCCATCTTTACTATTATTTGCTAGCTGAATTAATAAATTAGTAATACCCGACTGAGCACTTACAATTACTAATTTTATCCTATTATCTGAATTAACTATATTAGCACACTGCCTAATAGTTTGTTGATTTGCTACACTTGTGCCACCAAACTTGGCGACTATTGTTTCTGACATATTAGCTCTCCTATCTAATAGCTACATATCAGACGAGAGAACATAAAATTTGAGAAATACATACACAAATAAAGCACTCCACGTCGATATAAATTTTAAACGACATGACAGTTCTGCTACC contains:
- the dapA gene encoding 4-hydroxy-tetrahydrodipicolinate synthase; this encodes MSIDINNRLYTALITPMLEDGSVDWDGFEKLLRIQEYQGCGVLILGSTGEALALDFDEQCDVVRFVTSLNLNVPIMIGVGGFQLAKQLEWVEFCQTQRVDSFLVVTPLYAKPGSASQTIWFKTILDKADRPCMLYNVPSRTGVNLAEEVLVNLKDHPNLWALKEASGDIQRCARYHELAPNLIIYSGEDGLLPELANVGAKGLVSVISNIWPEQTKEYVKQSLAHQIAITDKVIWEVAARSCFSVSNPIPVKAWLAYSGVITTNTLRAPLLANELQDLSLLIGADSLVKDWFSHI
- a CDS encoding pyridoxal phosphate-dependent aminotransferase; its protein translation is MLKISNKVNSIEVSATVIMSELAAELKQQGRNVISLSIGEPGFFSPDCVKEAAKRAIDNNITKYPPIDGISELKEAIVKRYKRDYGLNFNKSQVCVTSGTKQSIHNIFTCIFDDGDEAIYCAPYWVCYPEQLKLAGAKSVIVKTHAENNFQLDIKEIEKAITSKTKAIILNSPNNPTGVVYSEETLAYFAQLIRKYPNIWIISDEIYDQTLFDSNAISLLQVAPDLSNRFIIASGVSKGYAMAGWRVGYVIAPEILKDAITKLQSQTTGGACSISQIASIQALSLDNEYLKRYTSIYQERVMYVYNYLESLEDFEIVKPLGTFYLFPKIEKLLQKTKFKDDIEFCLTLLKDQALAITPGSYFGLKNYIRLSCADNLNTLEGAMRRLSIFIEKEMIK
- a CDS encoding 4-hydroxy-tetrahydrodipicolinate reductase is translated as MRVAIVGNGKTGSAVSDLLSQEEVAGIYDSKNILTLEALQNVDIAIVFVNAKVLQELLPTLLESNVPVICGTTGYNWDQNFINFVNQNQKTWVVANNFSLSMVIVKNMLASLGQLKQLNEGTNYSITEKHHIHKVDSPSGTAVSWRNWLSIGDVSIESIREGDIKGQHQVKVNTPHETIELKHTAHNRNLFAEGAVWAAREAVERGITGFVYFDELVGERLCL
- the lysC gene encoding lysine-sensitive aspartokinase 3 — encoded protein: MSETIVAKFGGTSVANQQTIRQCANIVNSDNRIKLVIVSAQSGITNLLIQLANNSKDGSEAEKIIEQVETIINPILESINSNDVTSSINNMISELRMFANMAAYFSGKQLSDSILAFGEIISSMLVTNVFNQNGINAYHLDSREILKTNSHFGCASPDLLALETNAIEHILPKINQGYVCVMGGFIGSDSYGNTTTLGRGCGDYSASLYTQAIKANQLKIFTDVTGIYQADPRVIPNASSLSTLGFSEAAELATFGAKVVHPKTFWPAMASNFDIYIGSTFQPELGGTLITQKMDEDRNIIAVAERKDQTLLTIKSFNMFGSQGFLVKVFNILANHNIAVDLVSTSEVSIAITLDKLGSQSMGDDLVAPELLKDIESIGNVNIKVENDLSLVSVVGSDLHQISGVSGELFSSLRDYNIRLFSHGASENSICMLVASQDAQKVVNNVYNSFFS
- a CDS encoding 2,3,4,5-tetrahydropyridine-2,6-dicarboxylate N-succinyltransferase: MDWKNIIKELEKGTLRAATKLENGDWVANQEVKKGILAAFRAGSNTELSGIYNGFVDKDNLPARRFSANDGVRLVPGGSSVRAGAYVASSVIIMPPAYINIGAYVDSGTMVDSHALVGSCAQIGKNVHLSAGVQIGGVLEPIGMNPVVVEDDVFVGAGAVIVEGIVVGKGAVIAPSVVLSKGVAVYDAVNDEVLDKGSKIPENAVIIPGSRPMRTSWAQENGLQAYCPIIIKYRDEKSDASLTLEEILR
- a CDS encoding PLP-dependent decarboxylase, whose amino-acid sequence is MNIEAHRDNLEIISKECDAPFFYYDLDMLETHAKELKKLPVKLWYALKANPLSKIVKVFDEQNINFDVASIGELDQVLSQGVNPKNILHTGPAKSYSQLEYFLAQGVRIFVIESINQFKDLSDLVEKKNINVEVLLRIQLVWNDQESNVLGGGGCVTPFGLSINDWKDFFDSAPDISNNMSIIGMHCFQWGNILCLDKLSQIWKTITKALLDLSEAINVSLKIIDLGGGIGVPYNSSQKAVSINDLISCFNNLKKEFPDIEYWLELGRYAVAESGVYVTKVIDRKSVNNIDLLVTDGGAHHLVRPALTGESFPTELFRDEADNENKDFQIHGPLCTSLDKVGVVNLPKDIRPNDYLVFKQTGAYGFTESMPFFLCHSLPAEVVCYKGQLQTVRQSKKSSSWLV